A stretch of Lactiplantibacillus brownii DNA encodes these proteins:
- a CDS encoding RluA family pseudouridine synthase: MRFMWTNTATEPIKVKTVLFEHGVTRSLLKKVKFHGGAILVNGRAVLAIQLLTGGETVTMVTPDEIGNDHLGPSTLPLNILYEDRDYLIVNKPAGVASVPAHRLPNNTLANRVKGYYQAQHYDNEVVHITTRLDRDTSGIVLFAKHHFAHSIIDRQLKAHAMRKMYLAVVSGSLVADHGWLDQPIGRAADSFIKRTITPTGRASLTEYWVVKRLPEMTVVRVRLHTGRTHQIRVHFAHAGHPLIGDELYGGPTSPLIDRQALHCMQLQFYDPFIEADLTTFAPLPPDIVRLIGG, translated from the coding sequence ATGAGGTTTATGTGGACAAATACAGCCACCGAGCCGATCAAAGTTAAGACCGTACTCTTTGAACATGGGGTGACGCGAAGCCTATTAAAAAAGGTGAAGTTTCATGGCGGCGCAATCCTGGTTAATGGGCGAGCGGTGTTAGCGATTCAACTGCTTACTGGTGGCGAGACGGTCACAATGGTGACGCCAGATGAGATCGGCAACGATCATTTAGGGCCTTCCACATTGCCACTGAATATTTTGTATGAAGATCGCGATTATTTAATTGTTAATAAGCCAGCGGGGGTCGCTTCAGTGCCGGCGCATCGACTACCGAATAATACGCTGGCGAATCGGGTCAAAGGGTACTATCAAGCCCAACATTATGATAATGAAGTCGTACACATCACCACGCGATTGGATCGTGATACAAGTGGTATCGTGTTATTTGCTAAACATCATTTTGCACATTCGATTATTGATCGTCAGCTCAAAGCGCATGCGATGCGTAAAATGTATCTGGCGGTCGTAAGCGGCAGCCTAGTTGCGGATCATGGTTGGTTAGATCAACCGATTGGTCGCGCTGCTGATTCGTTTATTAAACGAACGATTACGCCAACTGGAAGGGCTTCACTGACGGAGTATTGGGTTGTCAAACGGTTACCTGAAATGACGGTCGTCCGTGTGCGACTACACACAGGGCGGACGCATCAGATTCGGGTTCATTTTGCTCACGCTGGTCATCCGTTGATCGGCGACGAATTATACGGTGGACCGACCAGTCCGTTGATTGACCGCCAAGCGCTCCATTGTATGCAGCTACAGTTTTATGATCCATTCATTGAAGCCGATTTAACAACTTTTGCGCCATTACCGCCAGATATTGTCCGGCTGATTGGTGGTTAA
- a CDS encoding IS1182 family transposase, translating into MQMNYTSNQPTLKLNLIWQPQSTHVAWAINAIVNDIPTHVIKANLAATGRPSYPPQLLLKLFLFGYLRRTFSGRKLVQMANENLVMRWFIGNHYAIPSYRTLNRFRSDPKTKPLITGLFTAFRDYLTMIGLFDESALFIDGTKILADANKYSFVWRRAVEKAEPRLDGKTARLYHELVDYQVNVPQLSPKRQALTAKELVKLTTALTIAINDLNKRVKQEKPKRGGSALKRRRRKLKHFLHQLTSDYLPRKQRYEFDKATFGDRNSFSKTDLDATFMRMKEDPMLNGQLKPGYNLQVASQNQFALYYQLFQRPTDTRTLIPFVNHIFKQTPNAIHWIVADAGYGSETNYQKLTDDFQVHYLIPYGMYEKEQTRAYHKDRRKVANWHYDEANDKYTDLDGITFTFHNYSTRHDHYGYKKQFKTYRTVEYFEDPKREKLATTKKGNRRQISINYNWLYFKNRAKEQLTSKIGHALYVRRKIEIEPIFADLKTYLKFKRFSVRGLTATNNEMGIALMAENLSKLSKIAGQPHLKPKKSGVNRHKPAIDTTYLFRF; encoded by the coding sequence ATGCAAATGAATTATACCAGTAATCAACCCACTTTGAAACTCAATCTAATTTGGCAACCTCAATCAACTCACGTTGCTTGGGCCATCAATGCCATTGTCAATGATATTCCGACTCACGTCATTAAGGCTAACTTAGCGGCGACCGGACGCCCCTCATACCCACCACAGTTACTACTAAAACTTTTCTTGTTTGGTTACTTACGACGTACTTTTTCAGGTAGAAAGCTCGTTCAAATGGCTAATGAAAACCTTGTGATGCGATGGTTTATTGGCAATCATTATGCCATTCCGAGTTATCGAACCCTCAACCGTTTTCGCAGTGATCCTAAGACTAAGCCGCTAATCACTGGGCTCTTCACGGCCTTTCGTGATTATCTAACAATGATCGGTCTTTTTGACGAATCCGCACTATTTATTGATGGAACCAAAATTTTAGCTGATGCTAATAAATATAGTTTCGTTTGGCGTAGAGCTGTTGAAAAGGCTGAACCTAGACTCGATGGTAAAACCGCGCGGCTTTACCATGAATTAGTTGATTATCAAGTTAATGTGCCACAGTTGTCACCTAAAAGACAAGCGCTAACTGCCAAAGAGTTGGTTAAACTAACGACTGCTTTGACCATAGCTATCAACGATTTAAATAAACGAGTTAAACAAGAAAAACCTAAACGTGGTGGCTCAGCTCTCAAACGCCGTCGCCGTAAATTGAAACACTTTCTCCACCAATTAACGAGTGATTATTTGCCACGTAAACAAAGATATGAGTTCGATAAAGCAACTTTCGGTGACCGTAATAGTTTCTCAAAGACTGATTTAGATGCGACCTTTATGCGTATGAAAGAAGATCCTATGCTGAATGGTCAATTAAAGCCAGGCTATAACTTGCAAGTCGCCAGTCAAAATCAATTTGCACTCTATTATCAGCTATTTCAACGACCGACTGATACTCGAACACTAATTCCATTTGTAAACCATATCTTCAAACAGACACCCAATGCTATTCACTGGATAGTCGCTGATGCTGGTTACGGCAGTGAAACTAATTATCAAAAACTTACCGATGACTTCCAAGTCCACTATTTGATTCCTTATGGGATGTATGAAAAAGAACAAACTCGAGCCTACCACAAAGACCGCCGTAAAGTTGCTAACTGGCATTATGATGAAGCCAATGACAAATACACTGATCTAGACGGTATTACCTTTACTTTTCACAATTATAGTACGCGTCATGACCATTATGGCTATAAAAAACAATTCAAAACTTATCGTACTGTCGAATACTTTGAAGATCCGAAACGAGAGAAACTTGCGACAACAAAGAAAGGTAATCGCCGCCAAATAAGTATTAATTATAATTGGTTATACTTTAAAAATAGGGCTAAAGAACAACTAACTAGCAAGATTGGTCACGCATTGTATGTTCGTCGTAAGATTGAAATTGAACCGATCTTCGCTGATTTAAAGACTTACTTGAAATTCAAACGTTTTTCAGTACGTGGTCTAACTGCAACCAACAATGAGATGGGGATTGCTTTAATGGCTGAAAATCTATCGAAACTATCTAAAATTGCTGGACAACCACATCTAAAACCAAAGAAAAGTGGTGTCAATCGCCACAAACCGGCAATTGACACCACTTACTTATTTAGATTCTAG
- a CDS encoding lactonase family protein yields MQEKILFGTYTKKTSQGIYQGTLDTTAKTLTNDGLLAKTNNPTYLARSAKQRLYSVDKVDDQGGVAAWQLDGDQANKLNAVVAPGTPPAYVAVDEARQLVYSANYHKGTASVLKIADNGELALVDQIKHTGNGPRPEQDSSHIHYTDLTPDNRLVAIDLGSDKVYVYNVSDAGKLSEQSVLTMPAGFGPRHLVFTPDGQHALLAGELSSKVATLTYDQATGQFTQTAIIETIPADYSEHNGAAAIRLSRDGHFLYVSNRGYNSLAVFAVDNEAKLTPIQQISTEGDFPRDFDLDPTEAFVVVVNQNTDNATLYARDLETGKLSLLQKDVAVPEGVCVLFSK; encoded by the coding sequence ATGCAAGAAAAAATTTTATTTGGGACTTATACTAAAAAAACAAGTCAAGGCATCTATCAAGGTACCTTGGATACCACTGCAAAAACATTAACCAATGACGGGTTACTCGCCAAGACGAACAACCCGACTTACTTAGCACGTTCTGCCAAGCAACGATTATACAGTGTCGATAAGGTCGACGATCAAGGCGGTGTCGCCGCCTGGCAACTTGACGGTGATCAGGCGAACAAGTTGAACGCCGTCGTCGCTCCTGGGACGCCACCCGCCTATGTTGCGGTGGACGAAGCCCGTCAACTCGTCTACAGCGCTAATTATCATAAAGGTACCGCCAGCGTTTTAAAAATCGCAGACAACGGTGAATTGGCACTTGTTGACCAAATTAAGCATACCGGTAATGGTCCCCGCCCTGAACAAGACAGTTCCCACATCCACTACACGGATTTAACTCCCGATAATCGCCTCGTCGCCATCGACCTAGGTAGTGACAAGGTTTATGTCTACAATGTGAGTGACGCTGGCAAGTTGTCCGAGCAATCCGTTTTAACCATGCCAGCCGGCTTTGGCCCAAGACATTTAGTCTTCACACCGGATGGTCAACATGCCCTCTTAGCCGGTGAATTATCGAGCAAGGTTGCCACATTGACCTATGATCAAGCAACTGGGCAATTCACTCAAACCGCAATCATCGAGACGATTCCCGCCGACTACAGCGAACATAATGGTGCCGCCGCAATCCGTTTGAGCCGTGATGGTCATTTTCTTTACGTTTCAAACCGTGGCTACAATTCGTTGGCAGTCTTTGCGGTGGATAACGAGGCCAAATTGACCCCAATCCAACAAATCAGTACCGAAGGCGATTTTCCGCGCGACTTTGATTTAGATCCAACCGAAGCTTTCGTGGTCGTCGTCAATCAAAATACGGACAATGCAACTTTGTATGCTCGTGATCTAGAAACTGGTAAACTGAGCTTATTACAAAAAGATGTCGCCGTTCCCGAAGGCGTTTGCGTCTTATTTTCAAAATAA
- the brnQ gene encoding branched-chain amino acid transport system II carrier protein, with amino-acid sequence MKTHLSGRNLLFIGTMLFGLFFGAGNLIFPIFLGQQAGKNLIPAVIGLLITGIGLPLLGVIGIGLTRSAGVFELASLVSRPYATVFTVVLYLTLGPLFAMPRLATTAFQIGLAPFLAKSQQTWALLAFSLLFFMMTWGLARNPGKIMTYIGKWLTPLFLILLGSLMAFALFKPLGSFNVAAQGAYATSPGLAGFTEGYNTMDALASLAFGIVVVDAIRELGVTEPGQIATDTIKAGLISMTLMGVIYTLLAMIGTLSLGKFHAAANGGVTLAQLAHYYFGNFGNALLALIVIIACLKTAVGLTSAFGETLHDRFPKLPYAGLIIFACLVPAILANIGLTQLISYSTPVLMLLYPLAIVLILLASLSPWLGKSRWLFAMTTAWTIIPAVLAGTVALPNDLLQNNFGHWVKSINNLLPLANLGLGWTVPALIGLILGLLGQHWQKRWRHSFS; translated from the coding sequence ATGAAGACCCACTTATCTGGACGTAACCTGCTATTTATCGGCACTATGTTGTTTGGGCTATTTTTTGGCGCGGGAAATTTGATTTTTCCAATCTTTCTCGGTCAGCAAGCCGGTAAAAACTTAATTCCTGCTGTCATTGGCTTACTGATCACTGGGATTGGTCTGCCACTCCTCGGCGTCATCGGAATTGGCTTAACGCGTAGTGCCGGCGTTTTTGAGCTTGCCAGTCTGGTTAGCCGCCCCTATGCAACGGTCTTTACGGTGGTCCTTTATTTGACGCTCGGACCACTTTTTGCAATGCCTAGACTCGCCACGACCGCTTTTCAAATTGGCTTAGCTCCTTTTTTAGCCAAATCACAACAAACATGGGCTTTGTTAGCGTTCTCTCTACTATTCTTCATGATGACTTGGGGACTGGCACGCAATCCTGGCAAAATCATGACTTATATTGGGAAGTGGCTGACGCCGCTATTTCTAATCCTATTAGGCAGCCTCATGGCGTTTGCACTGTTCAAGCCACTCGGAAGCTTCAATGTGGCGGCTCAAGGCGCCTACGCAACTAGTCCGGGATTGGCCGGCTTTACGGAAGGCTATAATACAATGGACGCTTTGGCCTCACTGGCTTTTGGGATCGTGGTTGTGGATGCCATTCGTGAACTGGGAGTGACCGAACCCGGACAAATTGCCACCGATACCATCAAAGCCGGCCTCATCAGTATGACTTTAATGGGCGTCATCTATACCTTGCTGGCCATGATTGGGACCTTGAGTCTAGGAAAATTTCACGCAGCGGCTAACGGTGGTGTTACCCTAGCACAATTAGCACACTATTATTTTGGCAACTTCGGCAACGCCTTACTTGCACTGATCGTAATCATCGCTTGTTTGAAAACGGCAGTTGGCTTAACTTCCGCTTTTGGGGAAACATTACATGACCGCTTTCCTAAATTACCGTACGCTGGCCTAATTATTTTCGCCTGTCTAGTCCCCGCCATCCTAGCAAACATTGGTTTAACGCAATTAATCAGCTATTCAACGCCGGTTTTGATGCTCCTCTATCCACTGGCAATCGTTCTGATACTGCTAGCCAGCCTCTCACCTTGGCTCGGAAAATCACGCTGGCTGTTCGCGATGACAACTGCGTGGACCATTATTCCAGCCGTTTTAGCGGGCACAGTCGCCTTACCGAACGACCTGTTACAAAATAACTTTGGTCATTGGGTTAAAAGTATCAATAATTTGTTACCGTTGGCTAATCTAGGCCTTGGTTGGACGGTTCCTGCCTTGATTGGTCTCATTTTAGGGCTACTCGGACAGCATTGGCAAAAACGGTGGCGTCACTCATTTTCATAA
- a CDS encoding methyltransferase domain-containing protein — protein sequence MKKIDQGVAFVQKNLGLFRCLVCDQPYMAVEGHSLKCSNGHQLDFSKKGTLYFLTHQVQSEYDAAMLAARRRILQAGFFRPIVTAINDQLAAQPQRILDIGSGEGTPLADLLALHRQPQDVGIGFDISKAGVNLATQLVTPAYFCVADLAQLPFTARAFTAIMDVFSPSAYQEFERVLAPGGKLLKVVPNSDYLIELRHLLFDPTDRQYTYNNDRVIDLFKQHYPQATQQRIHYEFDLSTVDFADLMVMTPLHWGATAASLAAAKTTGLSKITVDVSLLTMTR from the coding sequence GTGAAGAAAATCGATCAAGGGGTTGCTTTTGTCCAAAAAAATTTAGGCCTGTTCCGTTGCCTAGTTTGTGACCAACCTTATATGGCCGTTGAAGGCCACAGTCTCAAGTGTTCTAACGGTCATCAGCTAGATTTTTCAAAAAAAGGGACGCTTTATTTTTTGACGCATCAAGTGCAAAGTGAATATGACGCGGCCATGTTAGCGGCGCGCCGGCGTATTTTACAAGCTGGGTTCTTCCGGCCAATCGTCACGGCAATCAATGACCAATTAGCGGCGCAACCACAACGAATTTTAGATATTGGGAGTGGGGAAGGTACGCCATTAGCGGACTTGTTGGCACTGCACCGGCAACCACAAGATGTTGGCATTGGCTTCGATATTAGTAAGGCGGGAGTGAATTTGGCGACGCAATTAGTGACACCAGCGTATTTTTGCGTAGCTGATTTAGCACAGCTGCCCTTTACGGCGCGTGCGTTTACCGCCATCATGGATGTGTTCTCACCGTCTGCCTATCAAGAATTCGAGCGGGTATTAGCACCTGGCGGCAAATTATTAAAGGTCGTGCCTAATTCTGATTATCTTATTGAACTTCGTCACTTGCTGTTTGACCCCACGGATCGGCAATACACGTACAATAATGACCGCGTGATTGACTTGTTTAAACAACATTATCCGCAGGCGACGCAACAACGGATTCACTATGAATTTGATCTAAGCACCGTTGATTTCGCTGACTTAATGGTGATGACGCCGCTACATTGGGGTGCCACGGCCGCTAGCTTGGCTGCGGCCAAGACAACGGGCCTGTCTAAGATCACTGTGGATGTGAGTCTGTTAACAATGACGCGCTAA
- a CDS encoding copper homeostasis protein CutC, which produces MLLKEVALENYTNIPAAVAAGAKRIELNDNLAVGGTTVSRGVMAEAAKYTQEHGVSLVAMIRPRGGNFVYNDTELKIMEADLLQAQALGVDAVTFGALTKAGKLDTEAMALLVGAAGGMSVVFHMAFDALAPDQQASAIDWLVDHQVDRILTHGGPLTKPIAACVPQLQATLKLAAGRIQILPGGGITAANVDELTSTLNVKQAHGTKIIAY; this is translated from the coding sequence ATGCTATTAAAAGAAGTAGCCTTAGAAAATTATACGAATATCCCAGCTGCAGTTGCGGCAGGTGCCAAACGGATTGAACTAAATGACAATTTAGCTGTCGGTGGCACCACGGTTAGTCGCGGTGTTATGGCGGAAGCAGCGAAGTACACCCAGGAACATGGGGTTAGCCTCGTCGCGATGATTCGCCCACGTGGTGGGAACTTTGTTTATAATGATACCGAACTAAAGATCATGGAAGCTGATTTGCTCCAAGCCCAAGCTTTGGGCGTTGACGCAGTAACTTTTGGCGCGTTAACTAAAGCTGGCAAACTTGATACCGAAGCCATGGCATTACTCGTGGGCGCTGCTGGTGGCATGAGTGTCGTTTTCCACATGGCCTTTGATGCGCTGGCCCCTGATCAACAAGCTAGCGCAATCGACTGGTTAGTTGATCACCAAGTGGACCGCATTCTCACACACGGTGGCCCATTAACCAAACCAATTGCGGCCTGTGTGCCACAACTGCAAGCAACGCTTAAATTAGCAGCCGGTCGCATTCAGATTCTGCCCGGTGGTGGCATTACTGCCGCTAATGTCGACGAATTAACAAGTACGTTGAACGTCAAACAAGCACACGGCACCAAGATAATCGCTTATTAG
- a CDS encoding NAD kinase: MKVTIFANSNPKTKKVAAELHTKLVAAGFEIDDYQPNVVLSVGGDGTLLSAFHHYSDMVDQVRFVGVHTGHLGFYTDWRDYEIDQLVDGLQHDNGQSVTYPLLSVEIKYADTGETDHYLALNESTLKKLGSTMVADVYIQDELFERFRGDGLCVSTPTGSTAYNKSVGGAVIHPRLDALQMAEIASINNRVFRTLGSPVIVAPYETITIKPQQQSHFIFTADQMDTQPRPIQQICYSIANRRIAFAQHRHNRFWKRVGTSFIGLDEK, translated from the coding sequence ATGAAAGTAACCATATTTGCAAATTCTAATCCCAAAACCAAAAAAGTCGCGGCAGAATTACATACCAAGCTAGTGGCCGCTGGTTTTGAAATTGATGATTATCAGCCAAATGTTGTGTTGTCCGTAGGGGGCGATGGGACGCTCTTGTCGGCTTTCCATCACTATAGCGACATGGTTGATCAAGTTCGGTTTGTCGGGGTTCATACGGGGCATTTAGGCTTCTATACCGACTGGCGAGACTATGAGATCGATCAGCTCGTTGATGGGTTGCAACATGATAACGGCCAATCCGTCACTTATCCACTGTTATCAGTTGAGATCAAGTATGCGGATACCGGCGAAACGGATCATTATTTAGCGTTGAATGAATCGACGCTTAAAAAGCTTGGGAGCACCATGGTGGCGGATGTCTATATTCAAGATGAACTTTTTGAACGTTTTCGAGGCGACGGGTTGTGTGTCTCAACGCCCACTGGCTCCACGGCTTATAACAAGTCAGTTGGTGGTGCGGTGATCCATCCGCGTTTGGATGCGCTCCAAATGGCTGAAATTGCGTCAATTAATAACCGCGTCTTCCGAACTTTGGGATCGCCAGTCATTGTGGCGCCATATGAAACGATTACCATCAAGCCGCAGCAACAGTCGCATTTCATTTTTACGGCCGATCAAATGGATACTCAGCCACGGCCAATTCAGCAAATTTGCTATTCCATTGCTAATCGCCGGATTGCCTTTGCCCAGCATCGTCATAACCGTTTCTGGAAACGAGTTGGCACTTCCTTCATTGGATTGGACGAAAAATGA
- the rpsN gene encoding 30S ribosomal protein S14: MAKKSKIAKERRIEATVARYAAKRAEMKAAGDYAGLATLPRNASPVRIHRRDSLDGRPHAYLRKFGMSRLNFRRLAHQGQIPGVRKASW, from the coding sequence ATGGCTAAAAAGTCAAAAATTGCTAAAGAACGGCGTATTGAAGCGACCGTTGCCCGTTACGCTGCTAAGCGTGCGGAAATGAAAGCTGCCGGTGATTACGCCGGTTTGGCAACCTTACCAAGGAACGCGTCCCCTGTTCGTATCCACCGACGTGATTCCCTAGATGGTCGACCACATGCTTACCTACGAAAGTTCGGGATGTCCCGTTTAAACTTCCGCCGGTTAGCTCATCAAGGTCAAATCCCTGGCGTCAGAAAAGCCAGCTGGTAA
- a CDS encoding PTS glucitol/sorbitol transporter subunit IIA, protein MMTTTATVKAIGPQAVSPDEPILILFDETATASLQQIAVIQQFNAPLTSLSLHVGSTLKIDDQAYTMAYVGPLVGANLATIGHATLYFTAVPAKPLANGIYLTPTNLPTIKVGSVITYEP, encoded by the coding sequence ATGATGACCACGACCGCAACTGTAAAAGCCATTGGGCCACAAGCTGTGTCACCCGATGAGCCAATTTTGATTTTATTTGATGAAACTGCCACGGCGTCCTTGCAACAAATTGCGGTGATTCAGCAATTCAATGCACCACTCACGAGTTTGAGTTTGCATGTGGGTAGTACGCTTAAGATTGACGATCAGGCTTATACGATGGCCTATGTGGGTCCACTGGTGGGTGCTAATCTCGCAACGATTGGTCACGCGACGTTGTATTTTACGGCCGTTCCAGCCAAACCGTTGGCCAACGGCATTTACTTGACCCCAACGAATTTGCCCACGATAAAAGTTGGGAGCGTCATTACTTACGAACCATAA
- a CDS encoding AI-2E family transporter — MSSRTIRILVIILLILACFFLGKQVDWLLTPVRQFFSIVGLPVILAGVLYYLMNPLVDRLETSYHIHRTLTITVLFIIILGLLIWGIVAIIPTIRTQTLAIINDWPKYWKNASNEINQWLNDPKLSGLRDQLEQWNTSASKLLSSRVTKYLTSTVSSITTVVSTVTTIVIGLITMPFILFYLLKDGHRLPKYLAKFIPTKGRASFLQVLTEINTQVSNYIRGQLTVAFFVAVMFAIGYWVIGLKFALTLGIAAGILNLIPYLGSFLAMVPSVVIAMVISPWMLVKVLIVFVIEQTIEGRVISPLVLGSSLAIHPVTILIVLLAAGKIFGLMGVIFGIPGYAILKVLITHLFTWYQTQSGLYEPKDTGSDDS, encoded by the coding sequence ATGAGTTCGCGCACGATTCGAATTTTGGTGATCATACTACTGATCTTAGCGTGCTTCTTTTTAGGTAAGCAGGTGGATTGGTTGCTCACGCCAGTCCGTCAGTTTTTTAGTATTGTCGGGTTGCCCGTCATCTTAGCCGGGGTCCTGTATTATCTTATGAATCCGCTCGTGGATCGGTTAGAGACGAGCTATCATATTCATCGCACCTTAACGATTACAGTGCTTTTTATCATTATTTTAGGCTTGCTTATTTGGGGGATTGTGGCAATTATTCCAACCATTCGAACTCAAACTTTAGCGATCATAAACGATTGGCCCAAGTATTGGAAAAATGCTAGCAATGAGATCAATCAATGGTTGAATGATCCGAAATTGTCAGGGTTGCGGGATCAGTTGGAGCAGTGGAACACCTCTGCTAGTAAGTTGTTAAGTAGTCGTGTCACCAAATATTTAACGAGTACGGTGTCGTCGATTACGACCGTGGTCAGCACCGTGACGACGATTGTGATTGGGCTGATTACGATGCCGTTCATTCTTTTCTATTTACTCAAAGATGGTCATCGCTTGCCGAAATATTTGGCAAAGTTCATTCCAACCAAAGGGCGCGCCAGTTTTCTACAGGTGTTGACTGAAATTAATACGCAAGTCAGTAACTATATTCGTGGTCAATTGACGGTCGCATTCTTTGTGGCAGTGATGTTTGCGATCGGTTACTGGGTCATTGGGTTAAAGTTTGCGTTGACCTTAGGCATTGCGGCCGGTATCTTAAACTTGATTCCTTATCTTGGTTCATTTTTAGCCATGGTACCGTCAGTAGTGATCGCCATGGTGATCTCACCATGGATGTTAGTGAAAGTCTTGATCGTGTTTGTCATTGAACAAACGATTGAAGGCCGAGTAATCTCACCATTAGTTTTAGGGAGCAGTTTGGCAATTCATCCCGTGACGATTCTGATTGTTTTGTTAGCCGCGGGTAAGATTTTTGGCCTCATGGGAGTTATTTTTGGGATTCCTGGTTATGCCATCTTGAAAGTCTTGATCACCCATCTCTTTACCTGGTATCAAACACAATCGGGACTATATGAGCCTAAAGACACTGGATCAGACGATAGTTAG
- a CDS encoding DsbA family protein translates to MLEVYLFVNPLATQCVRDEQNVLRLANDSDKQIQFQFVPLLNINVVQKALKNQGFKSSDWQAQNQQSQTLYRVILDYKAALFQGKKRGRNFLIAMQAAMLKAGQHYSEDLVKTVAAESHIDLDMFMEDRNSKLAKQAFHADQRLASEMNITEASSAVVFDCDQYDYGVLLEHFNYATLFDLVNGHLDPFHELTHRTNCAALDGSQLHVL, encoded by the coding sequence GTGTTAGAAGTGTATTTATTTGTAAATCCATTGGCGACACAATGTGTGCGCGATGAACAAAATGTGTTGCGGCTGGCCAATGATTCGGATAAGCAAATTCAATTCCAATTCGTACCCTTATTGAATATCAATGTGGTACAAAAGGCGCTAAAAAATCAAGGCTTCAAGAGTTCCGATTGGCAAGCTCAAAATCAACAATCACAGACGCTCTATCGGGTGATTCTTGACTATAAAGCGGCTTTATTCCAAGGCAAAAAGCGTGGTCGTAATTTCTTAATTGCGATGCAAGCTGCCATGTTAAAAGCTGGTCAACATTATTCAGAAGACTTGGTCAAAACGGTTGCGGCTGAAAGTCACATTGATTTGGATATGTTTATGGAAGATCGTAATAGTAAGTTGGCCAAACAAGCTTTCCACGCTGATCAACGATTGGCTTCGGAAATGAACATTACAGAGGCCTCCTCAGCAGTCGTTTTTGATTGTGATCAATACGACTACGGGGTATTATTGGAACATTTTAACTATGCCACCTTGTTTGATTTAGTTAACGGTCATTTGGATCCATTCCACGAGTTAACCCATCGTACCAACTGTGCTGCTTTAGATGGCAGCCAGCTCCACGTTTTATAA
- a CDS encoding GTP pyrophosphokinase, whose protein sequence is MMEDWNHFLLPYQQAVDELKVKLRGMRKQFRDLSQHEPIEFVTGRVKPVDSIKEKMVRRKVQEDRLEQDMQDIAGLRIMCQFVEDIYQVVDLLRKRTDMTILEERDYISNEKPSGYRSYHIVIEYPVQMVGGEKKILAEIQVRTLAMNFWATIEHSLNYKYQGDFPENLSQRLQRAAEAAFSLDKEMSEIREEIQEAQSLFSYGKGSQTDAQSPTKEDQEP, encoded by the coding sequence TTGATGGAAGATTGGAATCATTTTTTATTACCCTATCAACAGGCCGTTGATGAGTTAAAGGTCAAGTTGCGGGGAATGCGCAAGCAATTTCGTGATTTGAGTCAACATGAACCTATCGAGTTTGTGACGGGACGGGTCAAACCGGTTGATAGCATCAAGGAAAAAATGGTGCGGCGTAAAGTTCAAGAAGATCGCTTAGAACAAGATATGCAGGACATCGCCGGATTGCGCATCATGTGTCAATTCGTGGAAGACATTTATCAAGTGGTCGATCTATTACGCAAACGGACCGATATGACGATTTTAGAAGAACGTGATTATATTAGTAATGAAAAGCCATCAGGCTACCGTTCTTACCACATCGTGATTGAATATCCAGTCCAGATGGTCGGCGGTGAGAAAAAAATTCTGGCCGAAATCCAAGTGCGGACGTTAGCCATGAATTTTTGGGCGACCATCGAACACTCATTAAACTACAAATATCAAGGGGACTTTCCAGAAAATTTGAGTCAGCGGCTGCAACGAGCGGCTGAAGCCGCTTTCAGTTTGGATAAGGAAATGTCCGAAATTCGTGAAGAGATTCAAGAAGCACAGAGCCTTTTTTCATATGGAAAAGGGTCTCAAACCGACGCACAGTCACCAACAAAGGAAGATCAGGAACCATGA